Part of the Sulfobacillus acidophilus DSM 10332 genome, CGGACCATGTCATCGTGATTTCGCCGTCGGTGGATATCCATCGGTTTATTCCGGAGGGACGTGTCGCCGCGTGCCACCATCCGTTGGCGGTGCTGGCAGGGGGCGTGCGACCGGTCAAGCGATCGGCTTGGGGTGTCTTATTGATGGAACAGCTGCGCGAAGAAACCGGGCAAGATTGGCGATTAGCGATTTTGGGGCCGGTTCGGGAAACGGGAGAATGGCATCGGGTTACCGAACTCGCGAAGACCCGTCCCTGGGTTCGGTTGTTGGGTGAAGTGAGCCAAATGGAGATGCCGGAATGGTATCGGGCCGCGGATATCTTTTTAAACACCTCGTCGGTTGAAGGGGTGTCGAATGCCTTAATGGAGGCGATGGCCACCGGAAGTTTGGCGGTGGTGAGCGACATTCAAGGTAACCGGGCATTGGTGGAACATCAGAAAACCGGCCTTTTATTCTCGGATGCCGCCGGTTTTGTGGATGCGGTCCGCTGGGCCGACGCGCATCCTCACGAGGTTCAGCGCATTCGTCACGAGGCGCGGAAATTTATTGTCGGTCGACATTCCTTGAGCCATGAAGTCGCGCGCTATATGCACCTTTACCAAGATTGTTTGGCGGTCAGGAGGTGTCGCTGCTGAGCGTTTACGGATTCATTCGTTTTGATGTCGAGGATTTCCTGACGCCCGAATCGGATGAGGCCTTGGTCTCGATGATGACATCCATGCGTCGGTATGATCTTCCGGGATGGTATGGGTTAGTCGGGAAAAAAGTGGAGGCTTTAGCGGCCCGGGAACGCCGGCAGGCCTTGGCCTGGCTTAAAGAGGAACCGAATCTGGGGTTTCATTCGACCAGTCATAGCGAACATCCGACCATTGCCGAAGAGTTAGCCCCGTTGGAATATGGGACGGCACTGAAGGCCTTCATGGCACGTGAAGAAATCGGCGTGACAGTTCTCGAGCGCCATATCCGGGCACCGGAATATTTTACCCAACCGGGAGCCAATTGGGTTCCCGAGGCTTTAGAAGCTTTGCCGCGGTTGGGTATGGACGTGTTTTTTTCCGACGGTTGGAATAGCTATCTGAAAGAATTGGACCAGCCGTATTGGTATGGCGACGTGCTGCATCTTTCGTTTCCGGTGGAAAATCCTCGCCCGTTTGGATTAGCCTTGCCCGATGCCGGGGAAGAAGCGGTCGCGATGATTGAAGCGGCGGCCGGGAGACCCGACGGCAGCTGCTTTATGGTGATGTTACATCCCACGGAACTGGCTACCACGGTTTTTTGGGATGCGGTGAATTTTTCTCACGGTACCACGCGCCAGCCGTTGGTGCCGGCGCCATTGCGCGAACCGGAAAATCGGGACGCCGCCTTGAAAGCTTTTGACGTCTATTTGTCTCGCATTGCCCGGATCCCCGGCATCACATGGATGTCCTTGGCGGACGTGCGTCATCGGGTGGCCACGGCGCATGGGGGGACCTTGGTCCTCCGCCGGGAGTTATTAGGAGAATTGGCGCGACGGGGATTGGGGCCGCTCAGATTGTCCACCGGTACCGTGTCGGCGGCGGAAGCCCTCTATGCGTTGGCGTATTTTACGGTATCGCCGGAGTTGTCGGTGAGAGTCCCACGGGTTCGGGCGCCCGAGAGCTGGCACCTGACCGAGAGTTGGTCCGGACAGCTTTCCTCCACCCATATCCGTTCTCTTGCGACGAAGATTGTCGAGACCGGCAATCGGGCAACCCGCTTGCCGAGCAGCGACGATCTGGACGTTCCCTTGGAATGGGTGGCGCACCAGCTGTATCAGCATTTGCGGTCGAGCCGGGAGACGTTACCGTTAACCTTTTTGTCCTATCTGAAACCGGTTACGGAACTTCACTGGGACTGGCCGATTTTCCCGCAGGATTTTCAACCGATGCGGCTTTGGCATGATGCGCGCCGGCATTTATGGTCATTGAAGCCGGCCCGATGGTAGACGAGGAGGATGGGGTATGAAGGCAATTCAGATGCACCAGCCTGGTGGTATTGAGGTATTACGGTATGAAGACGCGGAGATGCCGCAACCGGGGGTCGGCGAAGTCCGGATTCGGATTCGGGCGGCGGGGGTCAATCACCGCGATATTTGGTTTCGGCAAGGACTCTTCGGCGGATGGACCCGGCCGATGATTCCCGGCAGCGACGGGGCGGGGGAAATTGACGCGATTGGACCTGGGGTAACCCGTTGGTCGGTCGGCCAAAAGGTTGTGATCAATCCCGGATTAAGTTGCGGCCACTGCATTGCCTGCTTATCCGGCAACCAGCCGGCTTGTCCCGACTTTCGGATTTTTGACGGGACCTATGCCGAATATGCCGTCGTACCGTCCGAAAATGTGGTGGCGATGCCGAGCGGTATTACGTATGCGGAGGCGGCCAGCATCGGGGTCCCGTACGTGACCGCCGAGGATTTTTTGGAACGGGCGCAGGCCCGGCCTGGCCAGTCCCTCTTGCTTTGGGGCGCCACCGGAGGCCTCGGATTGGCAACTTTGCAGTTGGCCAAGCTTCGGGGACTACGGGTACTGGCGGTCACGCGCAGTCCGGCTCGGGCCGAGAAATTGCGTCAATATCACGCCGACGACGTGATTGTGACCACGGGGGCGGACGATATTACGGATCAGGTATTGGGGTTGACCAACGGGCGCGGTGTCGATCTGGTGGTGGACTCTCTCGGGCAACTGACCTTTTTACAATCGTTAGCAGCGGTGGCTCGCGGAGGCGTGGTGGTCACGGTGGGCAGCACCACCGGCGGCCGGGTGAACTTTGAATTGGGACAGCTCTTTCGCCGCCGTTTGACGGTGTTGGGCGCGTATTTGGGCGGTTCCGACGTACTCCCCCGCTTATTGCCATTATTTGCCCGCGGGGTCTTAATCCCGGTTATTGATAGTAGCTATCCGTTGGAGCAAGCCGATCAAGCGCATGACCAGATGGAGCATCATGGCGTGTTTGGTAAAATTATTTTGACGCCATAAACGGAAAAGGGGGATCTATCATGGAACGGGCCGAATTTGGGGTCAAGGGCATGACGTGTGATCATTGTGTGATGACGGTGACCAAAGCCCTGAAAGGGGTCGAAGGGGTCAAATTGGCGGAAGTGAGTTTGGCCGAAGAGCGCGCGAAAGTCACCTTTGACCCGACTAAAGCTTCACTGGAGCAATTAAAAGAAGCCGTCAATCAGGCCGGCTATCAGGCGCTATAGTTTCCGGCCGAGGAGCCTCCCGGAGACGGATGTGAAAACGGGTGCCGGTGTGAGGGGGCGGCAGGGTTTCGACCGCAATGTGCCCATCTTGGGCCTCGACCAGCGCTTTGACAATGGAAAGGCCGAGACCGCTGCCGCCTGAGCTGGACGAGCGGGCGCGGTCGCCTCGGTAAAATCGGTCAAATATGTGCGGTAGGTCCTCGGGAGCGATTCCGGGGCCGCTATCTTCGATGATGACCAGTCCCCAGGGCGATTCGTGGCGTGTCACGATCGACACGGTGGTGTCGGACGGCGTATAACGGGCAATGTTATCCAATAGATTAAAGAACACTTCGGTCATGCGATCCGGGTCGGCCAATACGCTGACCGACGCCATTTCCAAAGTGAGCGGACGCGGGGCGACCAGGGCGCGCCAGGTGGCTTCCAGTTCCGCCAACCACCGATCCAACGCTAACGGGACGGGATGAACCAAGGCGTCGGGAGCGGTGTCGGCCCGGGACAAGGTCAACAATTGACTGACCAACCGCGCCATGCGCTGGGATTGGGCCCGGATGGCGGCTAACGCCTTTTGTTGTTCATCGGGAGTCAACTCGCTTTTATACATCAAATCCAAAAATCCGTTAATGGCCGTCAGCGGTGTTCGTAACTCGTGCGACGCATCGGCTACGAATTGCCGCATCCGTTCGGACAGGGCTTTTTCTTGTTCGAAGAGATCGCGAATCGCCAAAGACATGACGTTGATGGCCTGGGTCAATTCCTGGATCTCCTGGGGCGCATCATGAAATTCCGTCACGTGACCGAATTCCCCAGCCGCGATTTTTCGAGTGCTGTCGCGGATTTTTTCTAAGGGTCCCATGACGTGCCGAACGGAAAACGACCCTAACCAGCCGGCCAGAATCAGGGAGATGGAGGCTAAAAACACGTAGAGTTCGGCATCCCGGCGTAATATGCCATGAATAGGCGCCACTGAAGTCATCAGCCAGACATAGCCGCTCGGGTAATAGGGATTGCCGAGTACGGCATCGACGACCACCCGACCGTTCCAGATAAAATAGGGGGTGGCGTATAGGGGCGGCACCATGGCGTGCAGGGTCGACGAGGAGGCCATGACATGGCCTAGTGCGTTGGTGATCACCACCTCCACGCCGGGACCGCGTAGGCGGTTTACCAAAATGTTGGCGATGTGGGAAAATCCTAGTAAACCGCGGGAGCTAATGGTGTGGTGGATGAGGGGGGCCAAGACCGAAATTTCGTCGTGCAGCGAGCGGGCGGTCGACTGAAAGAGGACTGTTCGCAAAATGAGATATTGGGCGACGCCGACGACAAACAAAAGGGCAGCCAGTAAAATGACCTGGCGTCCGATCAGCTGGTCGGTCAGGGTCGAACGTCGAGCCGCCATTTAATCTCCCAATCGGTAGCCAAAGCCCCGCACCGTTTGTATCAAGGCTTTTTGTTTATCGTTGAGCTTGTCCCGCAAGCTCGAAATGTGTACTTCCACCAAGTTGTCGTCACCTAGGTAGTCATAACCCCAGACATGTTGCAAAATCTGCGTCTTGGACAAGACGTGACCGGGATTGAGCATTAGGTACCGTAATAACTCATATTCTTTGGCGGTCAAATTGACCGGGTTCCCCTCTACCGACACACGATGGCTGGCATCATCCATCGTAACCGGCCCAAATTGCCAGGTCGTCGATTCGTGTTTGCGAATACGTCGGAGACCGGCATGGATACGTGCCACCAACTCATCAAAATCAAACGGTTTGATCAGATAATCGTCGGCTCCGCCTTCGAGGCCGTGCACTCGGTCGGATACGGCGTCGCGTGCCGTCAACATGATGATATAAAGGTCGGGATTTTGCCGTAGACGGCGACTCAGTTGGAAGCCGTCCTCGCCCGGCATCATGACGTCGATGATGGCGGCATGCGGATCAAAAGATCCCACCTGAGCTAATGCGGTCTCGGCGTCGGGGCAGGTCAATACCTCAAAGCCCCGGTGCCGAAGCCCCATATCTAACAGGTCTCGGATACTTTCTTCGTCGTCGACGACCAGGATCCGTGCCTTGGCGTTCATTTAACGGCGTGTCTCCACCGGATGGGGGGACAGAAAATATTCGGCGGTATCCCAACCCGCACGGGCAATCACACGATTGAGCAGTTCCCGGTCGCGATAGAGAAAATCCAGTTCATGGGCAAAATCCGGCGCGGGGTTGGGTAGGTGGTCGCGAAAGTGCGTGTGTAACGAAATGCGCACGTTCAAATGCGCGGCCACCCGGTTGGCTTCGTCCACGGTAAGTTCGCTAAATGGGCGGGCTTGGCCTAAAATGGCTTCCGTCACATTGAGTTCGTCGACGAAGTTTTGGGTTTGCACCGCATGATAGCGGTCGACCAGTTCATTCAGGCGCTGCTCTTGGTTAGGGGTAATCGGACGGTTGGGCGCATAACCCCAAGAACGGAGAAACGGCATGGGCTAGCCTCCTCATTAACGTTTCGGCTGCCGACACCCGCACAGGCCGGGTGTCGTGATCTGTCTCTATTGTGCAATTTTAGGCCGTGAGTGTCTAGGGCACGTTGCGATCACCGCTTGTGAAGGCCTCTAGTAATTTCTAAAATACCTGTAATCCCTAGGGGGAGCTTGGCTTTCACCACAGGAGGGTTTTCGTTATACTTAGGCGGGGAGATTCCCGAAAATTCCAGTGAGGGAGGGCGTATATTCGTGGCGGAGACACGTGCCTATCGAGACCTGAAAGAATCTTGCTTAAGCATGAACGGCATTAGCAAAGAGGAAATCGATCAGCATTATGGCATTTTGTACAAAGGCTATGTCAACAAGCTTAACGAGATCCGGCAAAAAATGGAGACGGTGGACTATGCCGCAGCCAACCAGTCGTATAGCGACTTGCGGGCTTTAAAGACGGAAGAGGTATTTTGCCTCAACGGGTCCAAGCTCCATGAATGGTATTTTGACAACCTGGGGGGCAAGGGTGGCGAAGCCCACGGGCGCATTCGGGAACTCATTGAGCGCGATTTCGGGTCCTACGAGAAATTTGTTACCGAATTCAAAGCGACGGGTCTCGCGGTGCGGGGCTGGGTTGTGCTGGCCTATGACTTGGATGACGAGAAACTTCACATTTATGGCCAAGACGCCCACAACGTCGGAGTGCCTTGGGGGGCCTATCCGCTTTTAATTTTGGATGTCTATGAGCATGCCTATGGCATTGACTATGGCGTCAAACGGGCTCCCTATATCGAGGCCTTCATGAACAACCTTGACTGGGACGAAGTCAACCAACGGTTAGCGAAATACCACATCTAAGCCGGACGGGGCTAACATATGGGTCGGTGAAAACCTCGGGGAACTTTCCTCGAGGTTTTTCGTCATGTGGATGCGGGATACGATTCAACCACGATATACGTTACCGGCTCGCTGGACGGGTTTTGATAGTTGTGGGGACGATCGGCTAAAAACACGAGCGAATGGTTCGTGTCCAGCTGATAAGATTGATCGCCCACTTCGACCGTCAATCGCCCCGTCATCACCCAAATCGCTTCCGTGACGCCAGGTCCGTGCGCCACCGCGGGTTGCCGGGTGCTTCCGGCCAGGACGCATCGATAGAGTTCGACCGGGGTGGGATGATCGAGACGCGCCACTCGGGTGACATGGTATCGGCCGTGTTGGTCCGACAGCGTAGGGTGCTCGGTTTCCCATCGAACGTCCGTCCGAGATTCCAAGGATTCCAACAGTTGAGCAAAAGGGACGCCTAAGCCTTGGGCAATTTTCCAGAGCGTGATGACCGTGGGATTGGTTTCCCCTCGCTCCAGCTGACTTAACAACGGTTTACTGACTCCGGTCAGGCGGGCGACCTGGTCTAAGGTTAATCCG contains:
- a CDS encoding glycosyl transferase group 1 (PFAM: Glycosyl transferases group 1~COGs: COG0438 Glycosyltransferase~InterPro IPR001296~KEGG: bts:Btus_2608 glycosyl transferase group 1~PFAM: Glycosyl transferase, group 1~SPTR: Glycosyl transferase group 1) produces the protein MRVGLIIPEDTPPTGGNAVSAHRVEQGLRAVGVDAEVVLYSPRLPAYDVYHAWNAVRVGARLLEDGVHPDQIVATWTGTDLWQDWVTRATALKPVLDPIRYQVVFTEDARNRLLADAPDWADHVIVISPSVDIHRFIPEGRVAACHHPLAVLAGGVRPVKRSAWGVLLMEQLREETGQDWRLAILGPVRETGEWHRVTELAKTRPWVRLLGEVSQMEMPEWYRAADIFLNTSSVEGVSNALMEAMATGSLAVVSDIQGNRALVEHQKTGLLFSDAAGFVDAVRWADAHPHEVQRIRHEARKFIVGRHSLSHEVARYMHLYQDCLAVRRCRC
- a CDS encoding transcriptional regulator, XRE family with cupin sensor (PFAM: Cupin domain; Helix-turn-helix~COGs: COG1396 transcriptional regulator protein~InterPro IPR001387:IPR013096~KEGG: bts:Btus_0203 transcriptional regulator, XRE family~PFAM: Helix-turn-helix type 3; Cupin 2, conserved barrel~SMART: Helix-turn-helix type 3~SPTR: Transcriptional regulator, XRE family), with the protein product MDSSPASITQAVGHTLKAIRLARGLTLDQVARLTGVSKPLLSQLERGETNPTVITLWKIAQGLGVPFAQLLESLESRTDVRWETEHPTLSDQHGRYHVTRVARLDHPTPVELYRCVLAGSTRQPAVAHGPGVTEAIWVMTGRLTVEVGDQSYQLDTNHSLVFLADRPHNYQNPSSEPVTYIVVESYPAST
- a CDS encoding NADPH:quinone reductase (PFAM: Alcohol dehydrogenase GroES-like domain; Zinc-binding dehydrogenase~COGs: COG0604 NADPH:quinone reductase and related Zn-dependent oxidoreductase~InterPro IPR013154:IPR013149~KEGG: acp:A2cp1_3027 alcohol dehydrogenase zinc-binding domain protein~PFAM: Alcohol dehydrogenase, zinc-binding; Alcohol dehydrogenase GroES-like~PRIAM: NADPH:quinone reductase~SPTR: Alcohol dehydrogenase zinc-binding domain protein), with protein sequence MKAIQMHQPGGIEVLRYEDAEMPQPGVGEVRIRIRAAGVNHRDIWFRQGLFGGWTRPMIPGSDGAGEIDAIGPGVTRWSVGQKVVINPGLSCGHCIACLSGNQPACPDFRIFDGTYAEYAVVPSENVVAMPSGITYAEAASIGVPYVTAEDFLERAQARPGQSLLLWGATGGLGLATLQLAKLRGLRVLAVTRSPARAEKLRQYHADDVIVTTGADDITDQVLGLTNGRGVDLVVDSLGQLTFLQSLAAVARGGVVVTVGSTTGGRVNFELGQLFRRRLTVLGAYLGGSDVLPRLLPLFARGVLIPVIDSSYPLEQADQAHDQMEHHGVFGKIILTP
- a CDS encoding Manganese/iron superoxide dismutase (PFAM: Iron/manganese superoxide dismutases, alpha-hairpin domain; Iron/manganese superoxide dismutases, C-terminal domain~COGs: COG0605 Superoxide dismutase~InterPro IPR019832~KEGG: pto:PTO0480 superoxide dismutase [Fe]~PFAM: Manganese/iron superoxide dismutase, C-terminal~SPTR: Superoxide dismutase) — encoded protein: MAETRAYRDLKESCLSMNGISKEEIDQHYGILYKGYVNKLNEIRQKMETVDYAAANQSYSDLRALKTEEVFCLNGSKLHEWYFDNLGGKGGEAHGRIRELIERDFGSYEKFVTEFKATGLAVRGWVVLAYDLDDEKLHIYGQDAHNVGVPWGAYPLLILDVYEHAYGIDYGVKRAPYIEAFMNNLDWDEVNQRLAKYHI
- a CDS encoding integral membrane sensor signal transduction histidine kinase (PFAM: HAMP domain; Histidine kinase-, DNA gyrase B-, and HSP90-like ATPase; His Kinase A (phosphoacceptor) domain~COGs: COG0642 Signal transduction histidine kinase~InterPro IPR003660:IPR003661:IPR003594~KEGG: gym:GYMC10_0815 integral membrane sensor signal transduction histidine kinase~PFAM: ATP-binding region, ATPase-like; Signal transduction histidine kinase, subgroup 1, dimerisation/phosphoacceptor region; HAMP linker domain~SMART: ATP-binding region, ATPase-like; Signal transduction histidine kinase, subgroup 1, dimerisation/phosphoacceptor region; HAMP linker domain~SPTR: Integral membrane sensor signal transduction histidine kinase) yields the protein MAARRSTLTDQLIGRQVILLAALLFVVGVAQYLILRTVLFQSTARSLHDEISVLAPLIHHTISSRGLLGFSHIANILVNRLRGPGVEVVITNALGHVMASSSTLHAMVPPLYATPYFIWNGRVVVDAVLGNPYYPSGYVWLMTSVAPIHGILRRDAELYVFLASISLILAGWLGSFSVRHVMGPLEKIRDSTRKIAAGEFGHVTEFHDAPQEIQELTQAINVMSLAIRDLFEQEKALSERMRQFVADASHELRTPLTAINGFLDLMYKSELTPDEQQKALAAIRAQSQRMARLVSQLLTLSRADTAPDALVHPVPLALDRWLAELEATWRALVAPRPLTLEMASVSVLADPDRMTEVFFNLLDNIARYTPSDTTVSIVTRHESPWGLVIIEDSGPGIAPEDLPHIFDRFYRGDRARSSSSGGSGLGLSIVKALVEAQDGHIAVETLPPPHTGTRFHIRLREAPRPETIAPDSRPD
- a CDS encoding two component transcriptional regulator, winged helix family (PFAM: Response regulator receiver domain; Transcriptional regulatory protein, C terminal~COGs: COG0745 Response regulators consisting of a CheY-like receiver domain and a winged-helix DNA-binding domain~InterPro IPR001789:IPR001867~KEGG: bbe:BBR47_11070 two-component response regulator~PFAM: Signal transduction response regulator, receiver region; Signal transduction response regulator, C-terminal~SMART: Signal transduction response regulator, receiver region~SPTR: Two component transcriptional regulator, winged helix family); the encoded protein is MNAKARILVVDDEESIRDLLDMGLRHRGFEVLTCPDAETALAQVGSFDPHAAIIDVMMPGEDGFQLSRRLRQNPDLYIIMLTARDAVSDRVHGLEGGADDYLIKPFDFDELVARIHAGLRRIRKHESTTWQFGPVTMDDASHRVSVEGNPVNLTAKEYELLRYLMLNPGHVLSKTQILQHVWGYDYLGDDNLVEVHISSLRDKLNDKQKALIQTVRGFGYRLGD
- a CDS encoding copper ion binding protein (PFAM: Heavy-metal-associated domain~TIGRFAM: copper ion binding protein~COGs: COG2608 Copper chaperone~InterPro IPR006122:IPR006121~KEGG: aac:Aaci_1114 heavy metal transport/detoxification protein~PFAM: Heavy metal transport/detoxification protein~SPTR: Heavy metal transport/detoxification protein;~TIGRFAM: Copper ion-binding), translating into MERAEFGVKGMTCDHCVMTVTKALKGVEGVKLAEVSLAEERAKVTFDPTKASLEQLKEAVNQAGYQAL